The Polyangium mundeleinium genome contains the following window.
TCGTGGGCTCCAACATCTTCAACACGTTCCTCTGCCTGGGCGCGGCGGCGCTGGCGGGCCCGGTGCGCGCGCCGCTGGGGACGCTCGGGCTGGATCTCGCGGGTCTGCTCGTGATGACGGGGCTCGGGGCGCTGTACATCCGGAGCGAACGGACGATCTCACGCCTGGAAGGGGCGCTCGCGGTCGGCCTCTACGTCGCGTTCACCGTCGTCACTCTGGTGAGAGGCTGAGCCCCCCCTACGTCGATTGGAACGCTCAACCAGGCCCTCAGGGGAATTGCCAGAGCTGATTCACGCCGCCGCTGGAGGGCTGCACCCGGACGGGCGTCCCCACAGGTACGTTCGCCAGGCAGAGCGTGTTGTTCTGAGCGGTGACGCATATCGTGCGGGGAGCGGCGTTGCCGATGCGCCAGCGACGGGCGGCGCGGTCGCCGCAGCGGCCCATGAAGGCGATCGAACCGGGTCGGATCACCTCGCCGGCGATGCTCAGGCACCTGCCATTCTGCTGGGGATTCGTCGAGCGAATCATGTGCTGACCATTCGGGAGCTGGATGATGTCCCACCGGTGGGTCGAGGCCGTGCTGCAATTCGTCAGGCGGGGGATGGCCTCGGCGCCGACGGTGGACACGCAGCGGCCGGACCCGACGTTCCTGATTCT
Protein-coding sequences here:
- a CDS encoding RICIN domain-containing protein, with protein sequence MKHGLPLSWFVALTSAAALLWCTPAAAETDETAEGAETLLEAEDVEDSGEVAEVELAVTVFNRRIRNVGSGRCVSTVGAEAIPRLTNCSTASTHRWDIIQLPNGQHMIRSTNPQQNGRCLSIAGEVIRPGSIAFMGRCGDRAARRWRIGNAAPRTICVTAQNNTLCLANVPVGTPVRVQPSSGGVNQLWQFP